In Rhodospirillaceae bacterium, the following proteins share a genomic window:
- a CDS encoding helix-turn-helix domain-containing protein: MAPPLEHLLIIKDIATICRVSEKTVRRWIDAKTLPAAKLGAQWRIRPRDLDLFIREHLNW; this comes from the coding sequence ATGGCACCACCATTAGAACACCTACTGATAATTAAGGATATCGCCACCATCTGCCGCGTTTCCGAGAAAACAGTTCGCCGCTGGATTGATGCCAAAACACTACCGGCAGCCAAGCTCGGTGCACAGTGGCGCATCCGCCCGAGAGACCTGGATTTGTTCATCCGCGAACACCTGAACTGGTGA